One segment of Rhipicephalus sanguineus isolate Rsan-2018 chromosome 6, BIME_Rsan_1.4, whole genome shotgun sequence DNA contains the following:
- the LOC119396731 gene encoding ubiquitin-conjugating enzyme E2 J1 → MEGQYNLRSPAVKRLMREAQELHEATEEYFAQPLEDNLFEWHFTVRGPPESEFEGGIYHGRVILPPDYPMKPPSIILLTPNGRFETNKKICLSISGHHPESWQPSWSLRTALLAIIGFMPTHGSGAIGSLDYSAQERKQLAKKSQTWSCSHCGPIAKLLKERSQEPQDIAADKEAREQAAQIMFKDASERPGTPRTSESKSTEQTATSVPVSQPNDSNSKGQPSANTDKKAANASSSATSDTPTTARATQSDSAIGGTTEDTADMVKRRLAAARILAQRAERLAQQQQPLAALAEETGTGNRTARASSGDNLRMAYNAAIWLVGSAFVGLLIRRVFFL, encoded by the exons ATGGAGGGGCAATACAATCTCCGCAGTCCAG CCGTGAAGCGTCTTATGCGAGAGGCTCAGGAACTCCATGAAGCGACGGAAGAATACTTTGCGCAACCATTGGAG GATAACCTGTTTGAGTGGCACTTTACTGTGCGTGGGCCGCCAGAGTCGGAGTTCGAAGGAGGCATCTACCATGGCCGCGTAATTCTTCCCCCAGACTATCCCATGAAGCCGCCGAGCATCATTCTTTTGACG CCTAACGGACGCTTTGAGACCAATAAGAAGATCTGCCTAAGCATCTCGGGCCACCATCCTGAATCATGGCAGCCGTCATGGTCTT TACGAACTGCCTTGCTGGCAATCATCGGTTTCATGCCAACTCACGGAAGTGGTGCGATTGGGTCCCTGGACTACAGTGCCCAAGAACGGAAGCAGCTCGCGAAAAA ATCACAAACGTGGAGCTGCTCCCATTGTGGCCCAATAGCTAAGCTGCTCAAGGAACGCTCGCAAGAACCGCAGGACATAGCCGCTGACAAGGAGGCAAGGGAGCAGGCTGCGCAGATCATGTTCAAG GATGCCAGCGAGCGGCCCGGCACACCCAGGACTAGCGAAAGCAAGTCCACTGAGCAGACAGCAACATCAGTGCCTGTATCACAGCCAAACGACTCCAACAGCAAAGGGCAGCCATCAGCCAACACAGACAAGAAAGCGGCGAATGCTAGCAGCAGTGCCACTAGCGACACTCCCACTACAGCTCGGGCCACCCAGTCGGATTCGGCCATCGGAGGCACCACCGAGGACACGGCAGACATGGTAAAGCGGCGGCTCGCGGCGGCACGAATCCTGGCCCAGCGTGCCGAGCGTCTCGCCCAACAACAGCAGCCCCTCGCCGCACTTGCGGAGGAGACGGGCACGGGAAATCGTACGGCGAGGGCAAGCTCTGGAGACAATCTGCGCATGGCATACAATGCGGCGATCTGGCTCGTCGGCAGTGCCTTTGTGGGCCTGCTCATACGGCGCGTCTTCTTCTTGTGA
- the LOC119396730 gene encoding NADPH-dependent diflavin oxidoreductase 1, producing the protein MLDRRFLILYGSQTGTAQDVAERIGRKARRYMFRVTVLAMDDYPLTELIKEKLVLFVCATTGQGEEPDNMKHFWSFLLRKSLPPHSLSTISHSVVGLGDSSYLKFNFAAKRLHRRLVQLGAHCLHEPLYADEQHELGTDGMIDPWLEGFWKIVMALYPLPPGCLPLSEDLLPAPKYNVVCDTSCADQYVNTSCQPDIVREKLFHATVVSNERVTSAEHFQDVRLIKLDIQGSQITFQPGDVVVVYPENCEEDTDEFFRLFSNYKPATYLTLAPTEEGTSLPHCLSKQVSLIQCVQKYFDLTSIPKRSFFELFWHFSEDTLEKERLREFSTTTGQEDLVDYVIRPRRTVLEVFADFPHTTANVPLAYLFDLIPPIRPRSFSIANSLLCHPGQIHILAAIVNFRTKLKKPRRGLCTTFLASLDPCSRPSVIIGTKNGSLRMPPDGAPAIMVGPGTGCAPFHGMIQDRAHRGIGENLLFFGSRNEKGDFFFRKEWTQLVEEGLLDLVTAFSRDQEHKIYVQHRIAEHKDKVIKLLRNGGVVYIAGNAKDMVPSVRDAIKAALKSDFHHDRDAEELLKDLEKSRRLQIEAWS; encoded by the exons ATGCTAGACCGGCGCTTCTTGATCTTGTACGGAAGCCAGACGGGCACCGCTCAAGACGTGGCTGAAAGAATCGGCAGAAAAGCGAGGCGGTACATGTTTCGCGTGACAGTCCTGGCCATGGACGATTATCCTCTAACGGAGCTAATCAAGGAAAAATTAGTTCTGTTCGTGTGCGCTACCACGGGACAAGGCGAGGAACCCGATAATATGAAGCATTTTTGGTCGTTCCTATTGCGAAAAAGCCTACCTCCACACTCACTGAGCACAATTAGTCATTCTGTAGTTGGCCTGGGAGACTCCTCTTACTTGAAGTTCAACTTCGCCGCAAAACGTCTGCATAGACGCCTGGTCCAGCTAGGTGCCCACTGCCTGCACGAACCCCTGTACGCTGATGAGCAGCATGAACTGGGAACTGATGGAATGATCGATCCGTGGCTGGAAGGATTCTGGAAGATCGTTATGGCCTTGTATCCCCTTCCTCCTGGATGCCTGCCTCTCAGCGAGGACCTCTTGCCAGCGCCTAAGTACAACGTTGTATGTGACACGAGTTGTGCAGATCAGTATGTAAATACCAGCTGCCAGCCTGACATTGTTCGGGAAAAGCTGTTTCATGCCACTGTGGTCTCAAATGAGCGAGTCACCAGTGCTGAACACTTTCAGGACGTGCGACTCATTAAACTTGACATTCAAG GTTCTCAGATCACATTCCAGCCCGGTGATGTGGTCGTAGTCTACCCGGAGAACTGTGAAGAGGACACCGATGAGTTTTTCAGACTATTCAGCAACTACAAACCCGCCACGTATTTGACACTTGCACCAACTGAAGAGGGCACGTCATTGCCGCATTGTTTGTCAAAACAAGTCTCACTCATTCAATGTGTTCAAAAGTATTTTGACCTCACAAGCATCCCAAAGAG GTCCTTCTTTGAACTCTTTTGGCACTTTAGTGAAGACACACTCGAGAAGGAGCGCCTCCGGGAGTTTAGCACGACCACTGGCCAAGAGGACCTCGTGGACTACGTCATTCGTCCTCGGCGAACTGTACTGGAGGTGTTTGCAGACTTCCCTCACACCACGGCAAATGTGCCACTAGCGTACCTCTTTGATTTGATTCCACCGATCCGCCCACGCTCGTTTTCTATTGCCAACTCGCTGCTTTGCCACCCGGGGCAGATCCACATTCTGGCGGCCATTGTGAACTTCCGCACCAAGCTGAAGAAGCCACGCAG GGGTCTTTGCACCACTTTCCTAGCCAGCCTTGATCCCTGCAGTCGGCCAAGTGTAATAATCGGCACGAAGAATGGCAGCCTTCGGATGCCCCCTGATGGTGCCCCTGCCATCATGGTGGGACCGGGCACTGGTTGTGCCCCATTCCATGGAATGATCCAGGACCGTGCCCATAGAGGAATTGGCGAGAACCTTCTCTTTTTCGGCTCTCGTAATGAGAAGGGGGACTTCTTCTTCAGGAAGGAATGGACCCAGCTTGTGGAGGAAGGCCTGCTTGACCTGGTGACAGCCTTCTCTCGTGACCAGGAGCACAAAAT ATACGTTCAGCATCGTATCGCCGAGCACAAGGACAAGGTTATAAAATTGCTGCGCAATGGTGGAGTCGTGTACATCGCTGGCAATGCAAAAGACATGGTGCCCAGTGTGCGTGATGCAATAAAAGCTGCACTCAAGTCGGACTTTCACCATGACAGAGATGCTGAGGAACTGCTGAAAGACCTTGAAAAGTCGAGACGACTCCAGATAGAAGCCTGGTCTTAG